The proteins below are encoded in one region of Mesoplasma melaleucae:
- a CDS encoding FAD-dependent oxidoreductase, giving the protein MQLRQDDANDKLYNIVDFQTNLKWPEQKRVFSMIPGLENAKFVRYWVMHKNNFFNSPKVLNKFLQLKTNSNIFFADQITGVEGYVESCVSGLITAINITNYINDQEMTIPSPNFVSGALLNYINKESITNFQPMKANWGIV; this is encoded by the coding sequence GTGCAATTACGTCAAGATGATGCTAATGATAAACTATATAATATTGTTGATTTTCAAACTAATTTAAAATGACCAGAGCAAAAAAGAGTTTTTTCAATGATTCCAGGATTAGAAAATGCTAAATTTGTAAGGTATTGAGTTATGCATAAAAATAACTTTTTTAATTCACCAAAAGTTTTAAATAAATTTTTACAACTTAAAACTAATTCTAATATTTTCTTTGCTGATCAAATTACTGGGGTTGAAGGTTATGTTGAATCATGCGTATCTGGTTTAATTACTGCAATTAATATAACAAATTACATCAATGATCAAGAAATGACTATACCATCACCAAATTTTGTGTCTGGTGCGCTATTAAACTATATTAATAAAGAATCAATAACAAATTTTCAACCGATGAAAGCAAATTGAGGAATTGTTTAA